Proteins from a genomic interval of Sphingobacterium sp. SYP-B4668:
- a CDS encoding putative sugar nucleotidyl transferase, whose product MAFDIILFDKAPCRDSLLPLTYTRPVANLRVGILTLAEKWQRIFQVQVSHYTVDYLSARYPLAPSTGVILLIKGNVCPSTSLIEAIERLHIGEALWYNHEWIAAKLAPSAKTSIDEQKIEDLTSIEFMEEPCMIRYPEDIFIVNREQLLFDYHLLTNGRISCELPATNTRLGEQLFIEEGVYVHCCTFNCSEGPIYIGEGAQIEEGCHLRGPLSLGSHTRVKMGTRIYGNVSIGPHCTVGGELSSVVMWGYSSKGHDGYLGCSVIGEGCNLGAGTSNSNLKNNWSTVSLYDYTLSKMRNTALYKCGLIMGDYAMSAINSSFTTGTCVGVGVQYAKSGYSAKFIPNFSWCVDVGVELYEWDRFEQMFKNMKNLKGEQYLSGDVDILKYLHQQMDAVKLININSK is encoded by the coding sequence ATGGCTTTTGATATCATCTTATTCGATAAAGCTCCTTGTAGGGACTCTCTTTTGCCTTTGACCTATACACGCCCCGTCGCTAATTTACGCGTGGGTATATTGACATTGGCTGAGAAGTGGCAGAGGATTTTTCAGGTGCAAGTCAGCCATTATACTGTCGATTACCTTTCAGCACGCTATCCCTTAGCGCCGTCGACGGGAGTGATTTTATTGATAAAAGGGAATGTATGCCCTTCTACTTCATTGATTGAAGCCATTGAACGTTTGCATATCGGTGAGGCTCTATGGTACAATCACGAGTGGATAGCAGCCAAGCTTGCCCCTTCTGCTAAAACGAGCATCGATGAGCAAAAAATTGAAGATCTAACTTCTATCGAATTCATGGAAGAACCTTGTATGATTCGTTATCCTGAAGATATTTTTATTGTGAATCGTGAACAGTTGCTGTTTGACTATCATCTGCTGACAAATGGTCGGATATCATGTGAGTTGCCGGCAACGAATACGCGTTTAGGAGAGCAGCTCTTTATTGAGGAGGGGGTATACGTTCATTGTTGCACATTTAATTGCTCTGAAGGACCTATTTATATCGGTGAAGGGGCACAGATTGAAGAAGGGTGCCATTTACGTGGACCATTATCTTTGGGCTCGCACACACGAGTAAAGATGGGAACACGGATATACGGAAACGTTTCAATTGGTCCGCACTGTACAGTTGGCGGAGAGCTTTCATCCGTTGTCATGTGGGGATACTCCTCTAAAGGCCATGACGGTTATCTTGGCTGCTCTGTAATCGGAGAGGGGTGTAACCTAGGTGCAGGTACGAGTAACTCCAACCTCAAGAATAACTGGAGCACGGTGAGCCTGTACGATTATACGCTATCTAAGATGCGAAATACAGCCCTGTATAAGTGTGGATTGATTATGGGTGATTATGCCATGAGTGCCATCAATAGTTCTTTTACGACAGGAACATGTGTGGGTGTGGGCGTGCAGTATGCAAAGAGTGGATACTCGGCTAAATTTATTCCCAACTTCAGTTGGTGCGTAGACGTTGGGGTAGAGCTTTATGAATGGGATAGATTTGAGCAAATGTTCAAGAATATGAAAAACTTAAAAGGAGAACAGTATCTGAGCGGGGATGTTGATATCTTGAAATATCTTCATCAACAGATGGATGCAGTTAAATTAATAAACATCAATTCTAAATAA
- a CDS encoding carbohydrate-binding family 9-like protein → MKNLSISYQDLPIGSKNYYTLLQAFDDLPIHYLSEATWEAEYPNRPQVGFQIMYTTEALYIHYMVKEDFVKARYVRPNEAVWEDSCVEFFVSFDNRNTYYNIEMNPFGTGLIGYGTANKDVRNRLSNDTVKKINAYTEVKSINGKKEWNTVLEIPYLVFEQESALSATSLKGKTLQANFYKCGDELPAPHFLSWNRVDFPTPNFHLPEFFGNITFD, encoded by the coding sequence ATGAAAAATCTATCTATCAGTTATCAAGACCTTCCAATTGGAAGTAAGAATTATTACACCTTACTTCAAGCTTTTGACGATTTGCCTATCCATTATCTAAGTGAGGCAACATGGGAAGCTGAATATCCCAACAGACCACAAGTGGGTTTTCAGATAATGTATACTACTGAAGCCCTGTATATCCATTATATGGTAAAAGAGGATTTTGTCAAGGCGCGGTATGTACGTCCCAATGAAGCCGTTTGGGAGGACAGTTGTGTCGAGTTCTTTGTTTCATTTGACAATCGTAACACCTATTATAATATCGAGATGAATCCCTTCGGAACAGGTCTCATTGGGTATGGTACGGCCAATAAGGATGTCCGTAATCGGTTGAGCAATGATACCGTGAAAAAGATCAATGCCTACACAGAGGTGAAAAGTATAAATGGAAAAAAGGAGTGGAACACCGTTCTAGAGATTCCTTACCTTGTTTTCGAACAAGAATCGGCATTGTCTGCTACATCACTAAAGGGAAAGACGCTACAGGCTAATTTTTATAAATGTGGGGATGAATTACCAGCCCCACATTTCTTATCTTGGAATCGTGTTGATTTCCCAACTCCTAATTTTCATTTACCTGAATTTTTTGGAAATATCACTTTCGATTAA
- the scpB gene encoding SMC-Scp complex subunit ScpB, whose amino-acid sequence MKDVLLHIEAVIFASEEGIAISDLKQIVQDSLAITISKEELQELVDRIAIKYQHEDSILELKLINNSFQFLTKSIYHVSVNQLISHKEKKKLSQSALETLAIIAYRQPITKLEIEQIRGVNCDYSVQRLLEKNLIRIAGKSETIGKPLLYGTSEQFMNHFGINSTKDLPQLKDIINEENSIGETAD is encoded by the coding sequence TTGAAAGACGTATTACTGCATATTGAAGCTGTTATATTTGCTTCAGAAGAAGGAATAGCAATAAGTGACCTTAAACAAATAGTCCAAGACTCCTTGGCAATTACGATCTCTAAAGAGGAGCTCCAAGAATTAGTTGATCGTATAGCCATCAAATATCAACACGAAGATTCGATACTGGAGTTAAAATTAATCAACAACTCTTTTCAATTTCTAACAAAGTCTATCTATCATGTATCGGTCAACCAACTGATCTCTCATAAAGAGAAGAAAAAACTAAGTCAATCAGCTTTGGAAACCCTAGCCATAATTGCTTATAGACAGCCCATTACCAAACTGGAAATTGAGCAAATTCGCGGAGTCAATTGTGATTATTCGGTCCAAAGATTACTGGAAAAAAACTTAATCCGAATTGCCGGTAAATCCGAAACTATTGGCAAACCATTGTTATATGGGACAAGTGAGCAGTTTATGAATCATTTTGGAATCAATAGTACGAAAGACCTTCCTCAACTGAAGGACATTATTAACGAAGAAAACTCCATTGGAGAAACGGCGGACTAA
- a CDS encoding CofH family radical SAM protein encodes MNVNSLLERALNFEFLSKEEGIYLYQHAATADLAYVANECRKIQVPHGKVTWQIDRNVNTTNVCIANCKFCNFFRRPGHEDSYITDIETYKQKIEETFKYGGDQLLLQGGHHPDLGLSFYATLFKQLKDLYPTLKLHSLGPPEIAHVAKLENMTHLEVLRALKEAGLDSLPGAGAEILNDRVRRLISKGKCGGKEWLDVMRAAHQLNLPTSATMMFGHIETLEERFEHLVWIREVQAEKPADAYGFIAFIPWPFQDDGTLLKRLRGITNDVTGEDYIRMIALSRIMLPNIKNIQASWLTVGKRTAELCLHAGANDFGSIMIEENVVSAAGAPHRFTSKSIQDAIREAGFEPQLRTQTYRFRELPINMEEQVINY; translated from the coding sequence ATGAATGTCAACAGTTTACTAGAACGCGCCTTGAATTTTGAATTTCTTTCAAAAGAAGAAGGAATCTATTTATACCAACATGCTGCAACAGCGGATTTGGCATATGTCGCTAATGAGTGCCGCAAGATACAGGTGCCCCACGGAAAAGTTACCTGGCAGATTGATCGTAATGTAAATACAACGAATGTCTGCATCGCTAACTGCAAATTTTGTAATTTTTTCAGACGCCCTGGACATGAAGACAGTTACATTACCGATATCGAAACCTATAAGCAAAAAATCGAAGAAACCTTCAAATATGGAGGCGATCAGCTGCTACTTCAAGGTGGACATCATCCGGATTTAGGATTGTCCTTTTACGCCACGCTATTCAAACAGTTAAAAGACCTCTATCCTACTCTTAAACTGCATTCATTAGGGCCGCCGGAGATTGCTCATGTCGCCAAATTGGAAAACATGACCCATCTAGAGGTGTTACGTGCACTGAAAGAAGCAGGGCTAGATTCTTTACCTGGCGCTGGGGCTGAAATATTGAACGACCGTGTAAGGAGATTGATTTCAAAAGGTAAATGTGGTGGTAAGGAATGGCTGGATGTCATGCGTGCTGCACACCAGCTTAATCTTCCAACATCAGCCACGATGATGTTTGGTCATATTGAGACATTGGAAGAGCGATTCGAACATTTAGTCTGGATCAGAGAAGTTCAAGCCGAAAAGCCGGCAGATGCATATGGTTTTATCGCTTTTATCCCCTGGCCATTCCAAGATGATGGGACATTGTTAAAGAGACTTCGCGGAATCACCAATGATGTAACCGGAGAAGACTATATACGCATGATTGCGCTAAGTAGAATCATGCTCCCTAACATCAAAAATATCCAAGCTTCATGGCTAACTGTGGGCAAGCGCACAGCAGAGCTATGCCTGCATGCTGGAGCCAATGACTTTGGCTCTATCATGATCGAAGAGAATGTTGTCTCCGCAGCGGGGGCCCCCCATCGCTTCACCTCTAAATCCATACAAGATGCAATTAGAGAAGCTGGATTTGAACCTCAACTACGTACCCAGACATATCGATTCAGAGAATTGCCAATCAATATGGAAGAACAGGTTATCAATTACTAA
- a CDS encoding phosphotransferase enzyme family protein encodes MSDLNSVNIDRNLLIANQFAIDGEVIDVVPFGSGHINDTFKVTTSGTTKYLLQRINHHIFQNVDGLMENIRIVIEQLKDDFRNKGLREEVINQKVLTLIRTKSGLAYYRDEDGGYWRTFILLDNTKSYDVVETTTQAFEGGMAFGHFQKQLSNLDAQKLVEILPNFHNVDFRLSNLRKAILEDNTNRVGEVQDLLDYIFALEGRMRTILEWGKEGKLPLRITHNDTKFNNVLLDQDDKAQCVIDLDTVMPGYIAYDFGDAIRTIINSGAEDEADLDLVVLNIPLFEAYAKGYLSEAREFLNEYEKESLLPGVFLLPYMQGVRFLTDYLESDHYYKIHYPTHNLVRTKAQLKLVKELEKHEDQLKDILARAIGQ; translated from the coding sequence ATGTCAGATTTGAATTCTGTTAATATAGATAGAAACTTACTTATTGCCAATCAGTTCGCTATCGACGGTGAAGTTATAGATGTTGTTCCCTTCGGATCGGGCCATATAAATGATACTTTTAAGGTTACTACCAGCGGGACGACAAAATATTTGTTGCAGCGCATTAATCATCATATTTTTCAGAATGTGGATGGTCTAATGGAGAATATTAGGATAGTCATAGAACAATTGAAAGATGACTTCAGAAATAAGGGATTGCGTGAAGAGGTTATCAATCAGAAAGTACTCACATTAATCAGAACAAAGAGCGGATTGGCTTATTATCGGGACGAGGATGGAGGGTATTGGCGTACCTTCATCTTGCTAGATAATACGAAAAGCTATGATGTAGTAGAGACCACTACCCAAGCATTCGAAGGGGGTATGGCTTTTGGTCATTTTCAGAAACAGCTGTCTAACTTGGACGCCCAAAAATTGGTGGAAATTTTACCTAATTTTCATAATGTAGATTTTCGACTTTCTAACCTGCGTAAGGCAATATTGGAAGATAATACGAATCGGGTAGGAGAGGTACAGGATTTGCTCGACTATATATTTGCTCTAGAAGGGCGCATGCGTACAATATTAGAATGGGGTAAAGAAGGGAAGTTGCCTCTTCGGATTACACACAATGATACCAAGTTCAACAATGTTCTCCTTGATCAAGATGACAAGGCACAGTGTGTTATAGACTTGGATACAGTAATGCCCGGATATATTGCTTATGATTTTGGTGATGCAATCCGTACAATTATCAATTCAGGGGCCGAAGATGAGGCCGATTTGGATTTGGTCGTATTGAACATTCCTCTTTTCGAGGCCTATGCTAAAGGGTATCTTAGTGAAGCAAGGGAGTTTTTGAATGAATATGAAAAAGAATCTTTGTTGCCAGGTGTTTTCCTATTGCCCTATATGCAAGGGGTTCGCTTCTTGACCGATTACCTAGAAAGTGACCATTATTATAAAATTCACTATCCTACACATAATCTGGTCCGGACAAAAGCACAACTTAAGCTGGTGAAAGAATTGGAAAAACATGAAGATCAACTTAAAGATATATTAGCACGTGCAATAGGTCAATAA
- a CDS encoding helix-turn-helix domain-containing protein: MNALGKKIRLLRHQKGWSQEDVAKRLDISIPAFSKIETGITDVNLSRLNQISKLFGLSVVQLLSTSDSEEDKQYQNELSDMTKKLQVRETEVIELQKKVIDLYEQLHKK; this comes from the coding sequence ATGAATGCATTAGGAAAAAAAATCAGACTACTAAGACACCAGAAAGGCTGGAGTCAGGAGGATGTTGCAAAGAGATTGGATATCTCTATACCTGCATTTTCCAAAATTGAAACTGGAATTACAGATGTAAATCTATCCAGGTTAAATCAGATTTCCAAATTATTTGGTCTAAGTGTCGTCCAGCTTTTATCTACTTCTGATTCTGAGGAAGACAAACAGTATCAAAACGAATTGTCAGACATGACTAAGAAACTTCAAGTCCGAGAGACAGAAGTGATTGAATTACAGAAAAAAGTAATTGATTTATACGAACAATTACATAAAAAATAG
- a CDS encoding MFS transporter yields the protein MNKGLIALAFGGLAIGMTEFTMMGILPDIAKDLQIEIPTAANLIAFYALGVVVGAPTLVAFTSKYSPKSILLFLMLLFFIFNGLFAISPDYNTLLLTRFVSGLPHGAFFGVGSVVAANLAKKGKEAQAISVMFTGMTIANLAGVPIGTYIGHHFSWRITYGIISCLGLLTFLALSVWLPKLKANKDNNIISQISYFKKWHSWLIIAIISIGTGGLFAWISYIAPLVTKVSGLDPDRVPFIMVLVGLGMFFGNLLGGKLADSILPTKASMASFGAMALCLVVVFFVAHIGELAYVMAFVTGMISFTIGPCLQMMLINNAKGAETFAAAAGQAAFNIGNTLGAFFGAIPITLGYAYNYPSLVGAGMASIGTILAFIFLKTYVLKKRISEEVSTTAR from the coding sequence ATGAACAAAGGACTTATCGCCTTGGCATTTGGAGGACTGGCAATCGGCATGACCGAATTCACCATGATGGGTATTCTACCTGATATTGCAAAAGACCTTCAAATTGAAATCCCTACTGCTGCCAATCTAATTGCTTTTTACGCCCTAGGGGTGGTAGTGGGCGCACCAACACTTGTAGCATTTACTTCCAAGTACTCACCCAAAAGCATTTTATTATTCTTAATGCTGTTGTTCTTTATATTCAATGGTCTCTTCGCTATATCGCCAGACTACAACACTTTGCTACTCACTCGATTTGTATCAGGACTACCTCATGGGGCTTTCTTTGGCGTGGGATCGGTAGTTGCTGCAAATTTGGCAAAAAAAGGAAAAGAGGCCCAAGCGATTTCGGTCATGTTTACTGGGATGACAATCGCGAATCTCGCAGGAGTGCCTATTGGAACTTATATCGGTCATCATTTTTCATGGCGCATTACTTATGGAATCATTAGCTGCCTTGGACTATTAACGTTCCTTGCACTCTCGGTTTGGCTGCCTAAGTTAAAAGCCAACAAGGATAACAACATCATCAGCCAGATTTCATATTTTAAAAAGTGGCATTCATGGTTGATCATTGCAATTATTTCCATTGGAACAGGAGGACTCTTTGCGTGGATCAGCTACATTGCCCCGTTGGTCACGAAAGTATCAGGCTTAGACCCTGACCGCGTCCCATTTATCATGGTATTGGTCGGCTTAGGAATGTTTTTCGGAAATCTTCTAGGCGGTAAGCTCGCTGATAGCATTCTCCCGACAAAAGCCTCCATGGCAAGCTTTGGCGCTATGGCCCTCTGTCTAGTTGTAGTATTCTTTGTGGCCCATATTGGAGAGCTGGCCTATGTCATGGCTTTTGTGACGGGCATGATATCATTCACTATAGGTCCATGCCTGCAGATGATGCTAATCAATAATGCTAAGGGAGCAGAGACCTTTGCAGCTGCAGCGGGCCAAGCAGCATTCAACATCGGGAATACATTAGGTGCCTTTTTTGGTGCGATTCCCATAACCCTAGGCTACGCTTACAACTACCCGTCACTTGTTGGGGCAGGTATGGCTTCGATAGGGACCATCTTAGCTTTTATATTTCTAAAGACCTATGTGCTCAAAAAAAGGATTAGCGAAGAAGTAAGTACGACAGCTCGATAA
- the tpiA gene encoding triose-phosphate isomerase, with protein sequence MRKKIVAGNWKMNLDYQTGVSLFSEIVNMVKDEVIGQQEVVVCSPAVHLYSLGQLAHSATNVSIGAQNIYQAESGAFTGEISASQVKSVGADYVILGHSERRAYFGETDEVLAEKTNVALKHQLTPIFCIGETKEERESGQFFDVIKSQLEKGLFHLSESDFTKIVLAYEPVWAIGTGLTASPEQAQEVHAFIRETLANQYNQALADSTSILYGGSCNPTNAPDLFSQPDIDGGLIGGASLKSRDFTDIVKVFNS encoded by the coding sequence ATGCGTAAAAAAATTGTAGCAGGAAACTGGAAAATGAATTTGGACTATCAGACTGGCGTTAGTCTTTTCTCTGAAATCGTGAACATGGTAAAAGATGAGGTCATTGGACAACAAGAAGTTGTTGTATGTAGCCCTGCCGTTCATCTTTACAGTTTGGGTCAATTAGCTCATTCAGCTACTAATGTATCCATTGGAGCTCAAAATATTTATCAAGCAGAGTCAGGGGCTTTTACTGGTGAAATTTCTGCAAGTCAGGTCAAATCTGTTGGTGCAGACTACGTGATTCTAGGACATTCGGAGCGAAGAGCTTATTTTGGTGAGACTGACGAAGTTTTGGCTGAAAAAACAAACGTTGCATTAAAGCACCAATTGACTCCAATATTTTGTATCGGAGAGACCAAAGAAGAACGAGAGTCTGGTCAGTTTTTTGACGTTATAAAAAGTCAATTGGAAAAAGGATTGTTCCATTTGTCCGAATCAGATTTCACTAAAATTGTATTGGCGTATGAGCCTGTTTGGGCAATCGGTACTGGTTTGACTGCATCTCCCGAACAAGCGCAAGAGGTCCATGCTTTCATCAGGGAGACTTTGGCCAACCAATATAATCAAGCGCTAGCAGATAGCACGAGTATTCTTTATGGTGGTAGTTGCAACCCTACAAATGCGCCAGATTTATTTTCCCAACCAGACATTGACGGTGGTTTGATAGGTGGTGCATCTTTGAAATCACGTGATTTTACAGACATTGTAAAAGTATTCAATTCTTAA
- a CDS encoding type B 50S ribosomal protein L31 has product MKKDLHPSNYRLVVFKDMSNDYAFITKSCVDTKETIQWEDGNEYPLIKLEISHTSHPFYTGKMKLVDTAGRIDKFRSRYNKK; this is encoded by the coding sequence ATGAAAAAAGATTTGCATCCATCAAACTACAGATTAGTTGTTTTCAAAGATATGTCGAATGACTATGCTTTCATTACAAAATCATGTGTTGATACAAAAGAGACGATTCAGTGGGAAGACGGTAATGAGTATCCTTTAATCAAATTAGAGATTTCTCACACTTCACATCCATTTTATACAGGTAAAATGAAATTAGTCGATACCGCAGGTCGTATCGACAAATTCCGCAGTCGTTACAACAAAAAGTAA
- a CDS encoding UDP-N-acetylmuramate--L-alanine ligase, with protein sequence MRIHFIAIGGSVMHNLAISLAEQGHQITGSDDQIVEPSRSRLMEAHLLPAEIGWFPQKITTDIDAVILGMHADADNPELLRAQELELKIYSFPEFIYEQSRDKTRVVVAGTYGKTTITSMVMHVLKTLNRSFDYVVGAQLEGFQRLVHLTSDNPIIIIEGDEYFASSIDHRSKFHLYHPNIALISNVEWDNFKSVISRDDYYNQFRIFIDTIVSKGTLVYNKEDKVLQSLVGETMACKINRHGYKSPEYTINKGITYLHNGDEEIALHVFGKFNLSNIAGAYTVCEWLGVKKQEFFDAIRSFKSSIRYLEFVASQDGSVVYQDFAHTPPKLRSSIHAVKEQFPKKELVAVIELNAYDSLNKDLLEKYVGTMDEADIPIVFVNKESFKEKGKNIDNIEEDIRISFANPTIRVILEISDLNEFLEGFRSKDYNLLFMSSSNYSGVNMVSFADKFFKND encoded by the coding sequence ATGCGCATTCATTTTATTGCAATAGGCGGGAGTGTCATGCACAACCTTGCTATATCTTTGGCAGAGCAAGGTCATCAGATTACTGGGTCTGACGACCAGATTGTCGAGCCCTCCAGGAGCAGGCTGATGGAAGCACATCTATTGCCGGCTGAAATTGGTTGGTTCCCTCAAAAAATAACGACAGATATTGATGCCGTTATTTTGGGAATGCATGCCGATGCGGACAATCCTGAATTGCTTCGGGCGCAGGAACTCGAACTTAAAATTTATTCCTTCCCTGAATTTATATATGAACAAAGTAGGGATAAGACTCGGGTTGTCGTTGCCGGTACCTATGGCAAGACCACCATTACCAGTATGGTGATGCATGTGCTCAAAACATTAAACCGCTCTTTTGATTATGTAGTAGGGGCACAGTTGGAAGGATTTCAAAGGCTGGTTCACCTAACATCCGACAATCCTATAATTATTATTGAAGGAGACGAATATTTTGCCTCCAGTATAGACCACCGCTCCAAATTCCATCTTTATCATCCCAACATCGCCTTGATTAGTAATGTCGAATGGGATAATTTTAAATCTGTTATTTCCAGAGACGATTACTATAATCAGTTCCGGATTTTTATTGACACAATCGTGTCGAAAGGGACACTTGTTTATAATAAAGAAGATAAAGTCCTGCAGTCCTTGGTAGGGGAGACCATGGCGTGTAAAATCAATCGACATGGCTATAAATCTCCCGAATATACCATCAACAAAGGGATTACGTACCTTCATAATGGAGATGAGGAGATTGCTCTGCATGTGTTCGGTAAGTTTAATTTGTCAAATATCGCAGGAGCGTATACGGTATGTGAGTGGCTAGGAGTCAAGAAGCAGGAGTTTTTTGATGCAATCCGAAGCTTCAAAAGCTCTATTCGGTACCTTGAGTTTGTTGCTAGTCAAGATGGAAGTGTGGTGTATCAGGATTTTGCACATACTCCTCCCAAGCTCAGGTCCAGCATACATGCTGTAAAGGAACAATTTCCGAAGAAAGAATTGGTCGCTGTAATTGAATTAAATGCATATGACAGCTTGAATAAGGATTTATTGGAAAAATATGTCGGAACAATGGATGAAGCTGATATCCCAATAGTTTTTGTAAATAAAGAATCTTTTAAGGAAAAAGGTAAAAATATTGATAATATTGAAGAAGATATTCGTATATCTTTTGCTAATCCAACTATTCGTGTAATTTTGGAAATAAGTGATTTAAACGAGTTTTTAGAAGGTTTTAGGTCCAAGGATTACAACCTTTTGTTTATGAGTTCGAGTAATTACAGTGGGGTTAACATGGTTAGTTTTGCTGATAAGTTTTTTAAAAATGATTAA
- the prmA gene encoding 50S ribosomal protein L11 methyltransferase gives MKYSQVIFTCHSFAEWQKDLFIAELADIGFDTFEDQEKGFSAYIPTANLDLQKLETTILHAPEGFNVDYQITTLEDQNWNKLWESNFNPIIVDDQCYVRATFHEHKPEYAYEIVIDPKMSFGTGHHQTTSMMLSYILESDMKDKYVLDMGCGTGILAILASFKGASNVLAIDYDPICVESMTENKILNQIENISAECGSYDLLAGRVFDIILANINRNILLEQMEQYSKSIADNGQLYLSGFYDGEDLAILTRHAKQLGFSFVSKKVLDTWCSAKFTKS, from the coding sequence ATGAAATACAGCCAAGTTATCTTTACCTGCCACTCTTTTGCAGAGTGGCAGAAAGACTTGTTTATTGCTGAACTTGCTGATATTGGTTTTGATACCTTCGAAGATCAAGAAAAAGGGTTTTCGGCCTACATTCCTACTGCAAATCTAGATTTGCAAAAGCTGGAGACCACAATATTGCATGCTCCGGAGGGATTTAATGTCGATTATCAGATTACTACGCTGGAAGATCAGAATTGGAATAAACTTTGGGAAAGCAATTTCAATCCGATCATAGTGGACGATCAGTGTTATGTACGTGCTACGTTTCATGAGCATAAGCCAGAATATGCGTATGAGATTGTTATTGATCCCAAAATGTCCTTCGGAACTGGACACCACCAAACTACTTCCATGATGTTATCTTATATATTGGAGAGCGATATGAAGGATAAATATGTGTTAGATATGGGTTGTGGCACAGGTATTTTAGCTATTTTAGCTTCTTTTAAGGGGGCCTCTAATGTTTTGGCAATAGATTACGACCCTATATGTGTAGAAAGCATGACAGAAAACAAGATTCTGAACCAAATTGAAAATATAAGTGCCGAGTGCGGTTCCTACGATTTGTTAGCGGGCAGGGTCTTTGATATTATTCTGGCCAACATTAATAGGAATATCCTATTGGAGCAAATGGAGCAGTATAGCAAATCTATTGCGGACAATGGACAACTCTATCTGAGTGGATTTTATGATGGAGAGGATCTAGCTATATTGACCCGTCATGCTAAACAACTAGGCTTTTCATTTGTTAGTAAGAAAGTACTGGATACGTGGTGCTCGGCAAAATTTACTAAATCATAA
- a CDS encoding DUF2853 family protein encodes MSKLDEKVAAYVAEAKKLNLSLDESLIRAVAKGLGPSIYKADAETIAASDKEELNRLKQNFLVKKLGLKDSPELDNAITEVIDQVGKSNKNKYRAIVYALLVKKFKKESVYK; translated from the coding sequence ATGAGCAAATTAGATGAAAAAGTAGCCGCATATGTGGCCGAGGCAAAAAAACTGAACCTGTCATTAGACGAATCTTTAATCCGTGCTGTTGCCAAAGGCCTAGGCCCATCCATTTATAAGGCTGACGCAGAGACAATCGCTGCTTCTGACAAAGAAGAACTCAATAGGCTAAAGCAAAATTTCCTGGTCAAAAAACTCGGACTAAAAGATAGCCCCGAACTTGATAATGCAATCACTGAAGTCATCGACCAGGTAGGCAAATCCAACAAAAATAAATATCGAGCAATCGTATATGCGCTACTTGTAAAGAAATTCAAAAAGGAATCTGTCTACAAGTAG